The following coding sequences lie in one Falco naumanni isolate bFalNau1 chromosome 18, bFalNau1.pat, whole genome shotgun sequence genomic window:
- the NBR1 gene encoding next to BRCA1 gene 1 protein isoform X2, protein MLGSSGLLTGLPWAARERGMEPQVNLRVSCRGETQSFLVSDSAHTTWADVEAMVKVSFDLDNIQIKYIDEDNDEVSVNSKEEYEEALKIAVKQGNQLQMNVYEDNSSLKEASYCSLHPHEKTVTGKMTLDKDEKKPLLHYSVLAEGLEEDLKNETELTIQEKLNHTRTGRTNENPPEWFTSYLETFREQVVKETVEKLEQKLYAKLVHHNQPPDISESSIAAAPATSESQLGNGNQCDWLISCCNCQARIVGVRYQCSLCPAYSICEQCEAGTYAHDPNHVLLKLRRPVLCIAENYSLAECSPRLPATLEQVRLQKQMDKRFLKAEKQRLRAEKKQRKAEVRELKKQLKLHRKIHLWNSVHVLETSGSPTVKSESLQPNTFLSPSQPFQAIVPTLSAVFVDENLPDGTRLQPGTKFIKHWRMKNTGNVEWSSDTKLKLMWGNLTLASAEKKDVLVPSLPSGQVGTVSVEFVAPNIEGTYTSHWRLSHRGEQFGPRIWCSIVVDPSSTNDYLESSWKNSDSCQKDKASSTKQDASLKTEADAQRMGEIMEQAEIPLPTIPLKIKNLPSEREFYIPSVDLLTAQDLLSFELLDINIVQELERVPHNTPVDMTPCMSPLPHDSPLLEKPGLGQIEEENEGSGFKPVPGMTEACFPADSCIVKVKAEHPCNQEEGEEDMSGTQFVCETVIRSLTLDAAPDHKPPQKKKILQSSLQTLQDTFSCNMTNKESPRTKSNSTSKKETKIHQSEAMAENNRGDHLLSDERASPCSDTGNSDEEEDDDKDDVQSQGSSASSEDYIIILPECFDTSRPLGESMYSSALSQPSLEKTGESETGAENPEGERQPQIHSINDILTTSQTLAVVPLTPEVVDTLPQTQRNLASHQNHIFQEPNIPASENSSSTPHNQTREEPSGEDSRGPGSSEFPASKQKCSEYPRYPQGSSIAGELVKGALSVAASAYKALFAGPPVLEQPAATEERTATLLSSLCEMGFCDRQLNLRLLKKHNNNMVHVVTELLQISNSDWYSSRY, encoded by the exons gtCTCTGTGAATAGCAAAG AGGAATATGAAGAAGCTCTGAAG ATTGCAGTTAAACAAGGAAATCAACTTCAGATGAATGTGTATGAAGACAACTCTTCTCTGAAAGAAGCCTCGTATTGTTCTTTGCATCCACATGAAAAAACTGTGACAGGAAAGATGACACTTGATAAAGATGAGAAGAAACCTCTTTTGCACTACTCTGTGCTAGCTGAGGGGTTAgaggaagatttaaaaaatgagacGGAGCTGACAATTCAG gaaaagtTAAATCACACTAGAACTggaagaacaaatgaaaatccTCCAGAATGGTTCACTAGCTACTTGGAAACA ttcagggAACAAGTAGTTAAGGAAACTGTTGAGAAACTGGAGCAAAAGCTGTATGCGAAGCTTGTTCATCACAATCAGCCTCCAGATATTTCTGAGAGCTCTattgcagcagcacctgcaacTTCAGAGAGCCAGTTGGGGAATGGCAACCAGTGTGACTGGCTGATCTCCTGCTGCAACTGCCAGGCCCGAATTGTTGGAGTTCGCTACCAGTGCAG cCTTTGTCCAGCCTACAGTATCTGTGAACAGTGTGAAGCAGGAACGTATGCACATGATCCTAATCATGTTTTGTTAAAGCTGAGAAGACCTGTGCTGTGTATTGCTGAGAATTACAGCCTTGCTGAGTGCTCACCTCGCCTGCCTGCTACTCTGGAGCAAGTTAG GCTTCAGAAACAGATGGACAAAAgatttctgaaggcagaaaagcaaagattacGAGCGGAGAAGAAACAGCGAAAGGCAGAGGTCCGAGAGCTCAAAAAGCAGCTAAAATTGCACAGGAAAATTCATCTGTGGAACTCGGTCCATGTATTGGAAACTAGCGGCTCACCTACTGTGAAATCTGAGAGCCTCCAACCTAATACCTTCCT GAGTCCTAGTCAACCCTTCCAAGCAATTGTCCCAACACTAAGTGCGGTATTTGTGGATGAGAATTTGCCAGATGGGACTCGCTTGCAACCAGGAACAAAGTTTATCAAACACTGGCGAATGAAAAATACTGGCAATGTGGAATGGAGCTCAGACACAAAG CTGAAACTTATGTGGGGAAATCTGACCTTGGCATCTGCTGAGAAAAAAGATGTGTTGGTGCCATCCCTTCCATCGGGACAAGTGGGAACTGTTTCGGTGGAGTTTGTGGCTCCTAATATAGAAGGAACTTACACCTCTCACTGGAGACTGTCACACAGAGGGGAACAGTTTGGGCCCAGGATCTGGTGCAGTATTGTTGTAGATCCCTCCTCAACTAATGACTATCTTGAAAGCAGTTGGAAGAATTCTGATTCCTGTCAGAAGGATAAAGCTTCCAGCACCAAACAG gACGCTTCCTTAAAGACAGAAGCAGATGCTCAACGGATGGGTGAAATCATGGAGCAGGCTGAAATACCTCTGCCAACTATTCCTTTAAAGATCAAAAATCTGCCAAGTGAGAGAGAATTTTATATCCCATCTGTTGATCTCCTCACTGCACAG GATTTGCTGTCCTTTGAGCTGTTGGACATCAATATTGTGCAGGAATTGGAGCGAGTGCCACACAACACTCCTGTTG ACATGACTCCATGTATGTCCCCTTTGCCACATGATAGCCCCTTGCTGGAGAAACCTGGCTTAGGTCAGATAGAGGAGGAGAACGAGGGGAGTGGATTTAAACCGGTGCCTG GAATGACGGAagcctgctttcctgcagataGTTGTATAGTGAAAGTGAAAGCTGAACATCCATGTAAccaggaagaaggggaagaagataTGAGTGGGACGCAGTTTGTCTGTGAAACTGTAATTCGCTCTCTGACCCTGGATGCTGCACCTGACCATAAGCCCccacagaagaagaaaatcctcCAGA GCTCTTTACAAACATTGCAAGACACTTTCAGCTGCAACATGACAAATAAAGAATCTCCTAGGACAAAATCTAATTCCACttccaaaaaggaaacaaagattCATCAGTCAGAGGCAATGGCAGAAAATAACCGTG GGGACCATCTCCTGTCTGATGAGAGAGCAAGCCCCTGCAGTGATACTGGCAATTctgatgaagaggaagatgatgatAAAGATGATGTTCAAAGTCAAGGCTCTTCTGCTTCATCAGAGGATTATATCATTATTCTCCCCGAGTGCTTTGACACCAGTCGTCCTTTAGGGGAGTCTATGTATAGTTCGGCTCTTTCTCAGCCCAGTTTGGAAAAGACAGGAGAATCTGAAACAGGAGCAGAAAATCCAGAAGGGGAGAGGCAGCCACAGATCCACAGCATCAACGATATTTTGACAACTTCACAAACACTGGCTGTAGTACCACTAACCCCAGAGGTTGTGGACACCTTACCACAGACACAAAG GAATCTTGCATCTCATCAGAATCATATCTTCCAAGAACCAAACATACCGGCTTCAGAGAATAGCTCTTCCACTCCCCATAATCAGACAAGAGAAG AACCCAGCGGTGAAGACAGTCGTGGACCAGGATCTTCTGAATTTCCAGCTAGTAAACAGAAGTGCTCGGAATACCCAAG ATACCCTCAAGGAAGCAGCATTGCAGGAGAACTAGTTAAAGGAGCTTTGTCCGTTGCTGCTTCTGCCTACAAAGCATTATTTGCTGGACCACCCGTCCTAGAACAG CCTGCAGCTACAGAAGAGCGCACTGCCACTCTTCTGTCCAGTCTGTGTGAGATGGGGTTCTGCGACAGGCAGCTAAACCTGCGCCTGCTGAAGAAACACAACAATAACATGGTTCACGTGGTAACTGAATTGCTTCAGATCAGTAACAGCGACTGGTACAGCAGTAGATACTGA
- the NBR1 gene encoding next to BRCA1 gene 1 protein isoform X4, with product MDFVKVSFDLDNIQIKYIDEDNDEVSVNSKEEYEEALKIAVKQGNQLQMNVYEDNSSLKEASYCSLHPHEKTVTGKMTLDKDEKKPLLHYSVLAEGLEEDLKNETELTIQEKLNHTRTGRTNENPPEWFTSYLETFREQVVKETVEKLEQKLYAKLVHHNQPPDISESSIAAAPATSESQLGNGNQCDWLISCCNCQARIVGVRYQCSLCPAYSICEQCEAGTYAHDPNHVLLKLRRPVLCIAENYSLAECSPRLPATLEQVRLQKQMDKRFLKAEKQRLRAEKKQRKAEVRELKKQLKLHRKIHLWNSVHVLETSGSPTVKSESLQPNTFLSPSQPFQAIVPTLSAVFVDENLPDGTRLQPGTKFIKHWRMKNTGNVEWSSDTKLKLMWGNLTLASAEKKDVLVPSLPSGQVGTVSVEFVAPNIEGTYTSHWRLSHRGEQFGPRIWCSIVVDPSSTNDYLESSWKNSDSCQKDKASSTKQDASLKTEADAQRMGEIMEQAEIPLPTIPLKIKNLPSEREFYIPSVDLLTAQDLLSFELLDINIVQELERVPHNTPVDMTPCMSPLPHDSPLLEKPGLGQIEEENEGSGFKPVPGMTEACFPADSCIVKVKAEHPCNQEEGEEDMSGTQFVCETVIRSLTLDAAPDHKPPQKKKILQSSLQTLQDTFSCNMTNKESPRTKSNSTSKKETKIHQSEAMAENNRGDHLLSDERASPCSDTGNSDEEEDDDKDDVQSQGSSASSEDYIIILPECFDTSRPLGESMYSSALSQPSLEKTGESETGAENPEGERQPQIHSINDILTTSQTLAVVPLTPEVVDTLPQTQRNLASHQNHIFQEPNIPASENSSSTPHNQTREGIDKPSGEDSRGPGSSEFPASKQKCSEYPRYPQGSSIAGELVKGALSVAASAYKALFAGPPVLEQPAATEERTATLLSSLCEMGFCDRQLNLRLLKKHNNNMVHVVTELLQISNSDWYSSRY from the exons gtCTCTGTGAATAGCAAAG AGGAATATGAAGAAGCTCTGAAG ATTGCAGTTAAACAAGGAAATCAACTTCAGATGAATGTGTATGAAGACAACTCTTCTCTGAAAGAAGCCTCGTATTGTTCTTTGCATCCACATGAAAAAACTGTGACAGGAAAGATGACACTTGATAAAGATGAGAAGAAACCTCTTTTGCACTACTCTGTGCTAGCTGAGGGGTTAgaggaagatttaaaaaatgagacGGAGCTGACAATTCAG gaaaagtTAAATCACACTAGAACTggaagaacaaatgaaaatccTCCAGAATGGTTCACTAGCTACTTGGAAACA ttcagggAACAAGTAGTTAAGGAAACTGTTGAGAAACTGGAGCAAAAGCTGTATGCGAAGCTTGTTCATCACAATCAGCCTCCAGATATTTCTGAGAGCTCTattgcagcagcacctgcaacTTCAGAGAGCCAGTTGGGGAATGGCAACCAGTGTGACTGGCTGATCTCCTGCTGCAACTGCCAGGCCCGAATTGTTGGAGTTCGCTACCAGTGCAG cCTTTGTCCAGCCTACAGTATCTGTGAACAGTGTGAAGCAGGAACGTATGCACATGATCCTAATCATGTTTTGTTAAAGCTGAGAAGACCTGTGCTGTGTATTGCTGAGAATTACAGCCTTGCTGAGTGCTCACCTCGCCTGCCTGCTACTCTGGAGCAAGTTAG GCTTCAGAAACAGATGGACAAAAgatttctgaaggcagaaaagcaaagattacGAGCGGAGAAGAAACAGCGAAAGGCAGAGGTCCGAGAGCTCAAAAAGCAGCTAAAATTGCACAGGAAAATTCATCTGTGGAACTCGGTCCATGTATTGGAAACTAGCGGCTCACCTACTGTGAAATCTGAGAGCCTCCAACCTAATACCTTCCT GAGTCCTAGTCAACCCTTCCAAGCAATTGTCCCAACACTAAGTGCGGTATTTGTGGATGAGAATTTGCCAGATGGGACTCGCTTGCAACCAGGAACAAAGTTTATCAAACACTGGCGAATGAAAAATACTGGCAATGTGGAATGGAGCTCAGACACAAAG CTGAAACTTATGTGGGGAAATCTGACCTTGGCATCTGCTGAGAAAAAAGATGTGTTGGTGCCATCCCTTCCATCGGGACAAGTGGGAACTGTTTCGGTGGAGTTTGTGGCTCCTAATATAGAAGGAACTTACACCTCTCACTGGAGACTGTCACACAGAGGGGAACAGTTTGGGCCCAGGATCTGGTGCAGTATTGTTGTAGATCCCTCCTCAACTAATGACTATCTTGAAAGCAGTTGGAAGAATTCTGATTCCTGTCAGAAGGATAAAGCTTCCAGCACCAAACAG gACGCTTCCTTAAAGACAGAAGCAGATGCTCAACGGATGGGTGAAATCATGGAGCAGGCTGAAATACCTCTGCCAACTATTCCTTTAAAGATCAAAAATCTGCCAAGTGAGAGAGAATTTTATATCCCATCTGTTGATCTCCTCACTGCACAG GATTTGCTGTCCTTTGAGCTGTTGGACATCAATATTGTGCAGGAATTGGAGCGAGTGCCACACAACACTCCTGTTG ACATGACTCCATGTATGTCCCCTTTGCCACATGATAGCCCCTTGCTGGAGAAACCTGGCTTAGGTCAGATAGAGGAGGAGAACGAGGGGAGTGGATTTAAACCGGTGCCTG GAATGACGGAagcctgctttcctgcagataGTTGTATAGTGAAAGTGAAAGCTGAACATCCATGTAAccaggaagaaggggaagaagataTGAGTGGGACGCAGTTTGTCTGTGAAACTGTAATTCGCTCTCTGACCCTGGATGCTGCACCTGACCATAAGCCCccacagaagaagaaaatcctcCAGA GCTCTTTACAAACATTGCAAGACACTTTCAGCTGCAACATGACAAATAAAGAATCTCCTAGGACAAAATCTAATTCCACttccaaaaaggaaacaaagattCATCAGTCAGAGGCAATGGCAGAAAATAACCGTG GGGACCATCTCCTGTCTGATGAGAGAGCAAGCCCCTGCAGTGATACTGGCAATTctgatgaagaggaagatgatgatAAAGATGATGTTCAAAGTCAAGGCTCTTCTGCTTCATCAGAGGATTATATCATTATTCTCCCCGAGTGCTTTGACACCAGTCGTCCTTTAGGGGAGTCTATGTATAGTTCGGCTCTTTCTCAGCCCAGTTTGGAAAAGACAGGAGAATCTGAAACAGGAGCAGAAAATCCAGAAGGGGAGAGGCAGCCACAGATCCACAGCATCAACGATATTTTGACAACTTCACAAACACTGGCTGTAGTACCACTAACCCCAGAGGTTGTGGACACCTTACCACAGACACAAAG GAATCTTGCATCTCATCAGAATCATATCTTCCAAGAACCAAACATACCGGCTTCAGAGAATAGCTCTTCCACTCCCCATAATCAGACAAGAGAAGGTATTGACA AACCCAGCGGTGAAGACAGTCGTGGACCAGGATCTTCTGAATTTCCAGCTAGTAAACAGAAGTGCTCGGAATACCCAAG ATACCCTCAAGGAAGCAGCATTGCAGGAGAACTAGTTAAAGGAGCTTTGTCCGTTGCTGCTTCTGCCTACAAAGCATTATTTGCTGGACCACCCGTCCTAGAACAG CCTGCAGCTACAGAAGAGCGCACTGCCACTCTTCTGTCCAGTCTGTGTGAGATGGGGTTCTGCGACAGGCAGCTAAACCTGCGCCTGCTGAAGAAACACAACAATAACATGGTTCACGTGGTAACTGAATTGCTTCAGATCAGTAACAGCGACTGGTACAGCAGTAGATACTGA
- the NBR1 gene encoding next to BRCA1 gene 1 protein isoform X6, whose amino-acid sequence MLGSSGLLTGLPWAARERGMEPQVNLRVSCRGETQSFLVSDSAHTTWADVEAMVKVSFDLDNIQIKYIDEDNDEVSVNSKEEYEEALKIAVKQGNQLQMNVYEDNSSLKEASYCSLHPHEKTVTGKMTLDKDEKKPLLHYSVLAEGLEEDLKNETELTIQEKLNHTRTGRTNENPPEWFTSYLETFREQVVKETVEKLEQKLYAKLVHHNQPPDISESSIAAAPATSESQLGNGNQCDWLISCCNCQARIVGVRYQCSLCPAYSICEQCEAGTYAHDPNHVLLKLRRPVLCIAENYSLAECSPRLPATLEQVRLQKQMDKRFLKAEKQRLRAEKKQRKAEVRELKKQLKLHRKIHLWNSVHVLETSGSPTVKSESLQPNTFLSPSQPFQAIVPTLSAVFVDENLPDGTRLQPGTKFIKHWRMKNTGNVEWSSDTKLKLMWGNLTLASAEKKDVLVPSLPSGQVGTVSVEFVAPNIEGTYTSHWRLSHRGEQFGPRIWCSIVVDPSSTNDYLESSWKNSDSCQKDKASSTKQDASLKTEADAQRMGEIMEQAEIPLPTIPLKIKNLPSEREFYIPSVDLLTAQDLLSFELLDINIVQELERVPHNTPVDMTPCMSPLPHDSPLLEKPGLGQIEEENEGSGFKPVPDSCIVKVKAEHPCNQEEGEEDMSGTQFVCETVIRSLTLDAAPDHKPPQKKKILQSSLQTLQDTFSCNMTNKESPRTKSNSTSKKETKIHQSEAMAENNRGDHLLSDERASPCSDTGNSDEEEDDDKDDVQSQGSSASSEDYIIILPECFDTSRPLGESMYSSALSQPSLEKTGESETGAENPEGERQPQIHSINDILTTSQTLAVVPLTPEVVDTLPQTQRNLASHQNHIFQEPNIPASENSSSTPHNQTREEPSGEDSRGPGSSEFPASKQKCSEYPRYPQGSSIAGELVKGALSVAASAYKALFAGPPVLEQPAATEERTATLLSSLCEMGFCDRQLNLRLLKKHNNNMVHVVTELLQISNSDWYSSRY is encoded by the exons gtCTCTGTGAATAGCAAAG AGGAATATGAAGAAGCTCTGAAG ATTGCAGTTAAACAAGGAAATCAACTTCAGATGAATGTGTATGAAGACAACTCTTCTCTGAAAGAAGCCTCGTATTGTTCTTTGCATCCACATGAAAAAACTGTGACAGGAAAGATGACACTTGATAAAGATGAGAAGAAACCTCTTTTGCACTACTCTGTGCTAGCTGAGGGGTTAgaggaagatttaaaaaatgagacGGAGCTGACAATTCAG gaaaagtTAAATCACACTAGAACTggaagaacaaatgaaaatccTCCAGAATGGTTCACTAGCTACTTGGAAACA ttcagggAACAAGTAGTTAAGGAAACTGTTGAGAAACTGGAGCAAAAGCTGTATGCGAAGCTTGTTCATCACAATCAGCCTCCAGATATTTCTGAGAGCTCTattgcagcagcacctgcaacTTCAGAGAGCCAGTTGGGGAATGGCAACCAGTGTGACTGGCTGATCTCCTGCTGCAACTGCCAGGCCCGAATTGTTGGAGTTCGCTACCAGTGCAG cCTTTGTCCAGCCTACAGTATCTGTGAACAGTGTGAAGCAGGAACGTATGCACATGATCCTAATCATGTTTTGTTAAAGCTGAGAAGACCTGTGCTGTGTATTGCTGAGAATTACAGCCTTGCTGAGTGCTCACCTCGCCTGCCTGCTACTCTGGAGCAAGTTAG GCTTCAGAAACAGATGGACAAAAgatttctgaaggcagaaaagcaaagattacGAGCGGAGAAGAAACAGCGAAAGGCAGAGGTCCGAGAGCTCAAAAAGCAGCTAAAATTGCACAGGAAAATTCATCTGTGGAACTCGGTCCATGTATTGGAAACTAGCGGCTCACCTACTGTGAAATCTGAGAGCCTCCAACCTAATACCTTCCT GAGTCCTAGTCAACCCTTCCAAGCAATTGTCCCAACACTAAGTGCGGTATTTGTGGATGAGAATTTGCCAGATGGGACTCGCTTGCAACCAGGAACAAAGTTTATCAAACACTGGCGAATGAAAAATACTGGCAATGTGGAATGGAGCTCAGACACAAAG CTGAAACTTATGTGGGGAAATCTGACCTTGGCATCTGCTGAGAAAAAAGATGTGTTGGTGCCATCCCTTCCATCGGGACAAGTGGGAACTGTTTCGGTGGAGTTTGTGGCTCCTAATATAGAAGGAACTTACACCTCTCACTGGAGACTGTCACACAGAGGGGAACAGTTTGGGCCCAGGATCTGGTGCAGTATTGTTGTAGATCCCTCCTCAACTAATGACTATCTTGAAAGCAGTTGGAAGAATTCTGATTCCTGTCAGAAGGATAAAGCTTCCAGCACCAAACAG gACGCTTCCTTAAAGACAGAAGCAGATGCTCAACGGATGGGTGAAATCATGGAGCAGGCTGAAATACCTCTGCCAACTATTCCTTTAAAGATCAAAAATCTGCCAAGTGAGAGAGAATTTTATATCCCATCTGTTGATCTCCTCACTGCACAG GATTTGCTGTCCTTTGAGCTGTTGGACATCAATATTGTGCAGGAATTGGAGCGAGTGCCACACAACACTCCTGTTG ACATGACTCCATGTATGTCCCCTTTGCCACATGATAGCCCCTTGCTGGAGAAACCTGGCTTAGGTCAGATAGAGGAGGAGAACGAGGGGAGTGGATTTAAACCGGTGCCTG ataGTTGTATAGTGAAAGTGAAAGCTGAACATCCATGTAAccaggaagaaggggaagaagataTGAGTGGGACGCAGTTTGTCTGTGAAACTGTAATTCGCTCTCTGACCCTGGATGCTGCACCTGACCATAAGCCCccacagaagaagaaaatcctcCAGA GCTCTTTACAAACATTGCAAGACACTTTCAGCTGCAACATGACAAATAAAGAATCTCCTAGGACAAAATCTAATTCCACttccaaaaaggaaacaaagattCATCAGTCAGAGGCAATGGCAGAAAATAACCGTG GGGACCATCTCCTGTCTGATGAGAGAGCAAGCCCCTGCAGTGATACTGGCAATTctgatgaagaggaagatgatgatAAAGATGATGTTCAAAGTCAAGGCTCTTCTGCTTCATCAGAGGATTATATCATTATTCTCCCCGAGTGCTTTGACACCAGTCGTCCTTTAGGGGAGTCTATGTATAGTTCGGCTCTTTCTCAGCCCAGTTTGGAAAAGACAGGAGAATCTGAAACAGGAGCAGAAAATCCAGAAGGGGAGAGGCAGCCACAGATCCACAGCATCAACGATATTTTGACAACTTCACAAACACTGGCTGTAGTACCACTAACCCCAGAGGTTGTGGACACCTTACCACAGACACAAAG GAATCTTGCATCTCATCAGAATCATATCTTCCAAGAACCAAACATACCGGCTTCAGAGAATAGCTCTTCCACTCCCCATAATCAGACAAGAGAAG AACCCAGCGGTGAAGACAGTCGTGGACCAGGATCTTCTGAATTTCCAGCTAGTAAACAGAAGTGCTCGGAATACCCAAG ATACCCTCAAGGAAGCAGCATTGCAGGAGAACTAGTTAAAGGAGCTTTGTCCGTTGCTGCTTCTGCCTACAAAGCATTATTTGCTGGACCACCCGTCCTAGAACAG CCTGCAGCTACAGAAGAGCGCACTGCCACTCTTCTGTCCAGTCTGTGTGAGATGGGGTTCTGCGACAGGCAGCTAAACCTGCGCCTGCTGAAGAAACACAACAATAACATGGTTCACGTGGTAACTGAATTGCTTCAGATCAGTAACAGCGACTGGTACAGCAGTAGATACTGA